Proteins from a genomic interval of Debaryomyces hansenii CBS767 chromosome E complete sequence:
- a CDS encoding DEHA2E16830p (similar to CA2173|IPF18527 Candida albicans), whose protein sequence is MDYPEGLDPYTARQNLLHHSFSPLISVQSSYNADVMVQTVLKDESTSILSILKAYGNNAKYHVPNQIFRITNTQLITKSYPSFPVRFEPSLPELLSVINASWSTTTGPGNGGARSGGKMPSLFSISSLEMLLKHMASCKTHQYDLYVNFFNKIITSNKIVPFETFNHPISQVFVIDFHTETIESLRKSIVEFRNFNFPKYFSIDDLLMHVFILHDPQKTSDSELLNFQNEIKAQLNIQTTCIPIEGSVSGINEEEFVKLFKNENSTIEEDLQRISLQQTSKIQTIEKDFLNIPEKIDLIIRTKVYEYINRFLIPHMEKKIRIWDDQILAPKKSIAGRFFSVSKKLFNNNDSPSNSNSNSFSESSFNYNENYYHKHSAEQKIRKLADWSLILKDFKYAYSTYELIRKDYTNDKAWVYVASTQEMCIVSLLLTQTQQINQTTTRPDRNTLRKIRHDIIEPYLDNLSYTFKSRLNLRSYNIKTLLVIIELLLCMCSTFNISWWWNDLIEKYLCKCINEFDSHLVGNNQKSQVIRALLYERLGYHFGKCILLNDQNKGLIDMSKLETGKEIHEDTENQSNEKDNAEEEEVKESNEEEGYYVNPNKLSVNKNNSIVGLTRFRKSSIWYLLSIKEWLILENYNQIEYLIQNIRYNYNLNDFTNEWYDRNDLLLSYVKNCLKEHNLNDTQDP, encoded by the coding sequence ATGGATTATCCTGAAGGGCTAGACCCGTATACCGCGAGACAGAATTTGCTACACCACAGTTTCTCGCCGTTGATTTCGGTGCAGTCGTCGTATAATGCGGATGTGATGGTGCAGACGGTGTTGAAGGACGAAAGCACCTCGATATTGCTGATCTTGAAAGCGTACGGTAACAATGCGAAGTATCACGTACCGAATCAGATATTTCGGATAACCAACACGCAGCTTATTACCAAGAGCTATCCTAGTTTTCCTGTTCGGTTTGAACCGTCTCTACCGGAGCTATTGTCGGTGATCAATGCTTCATGGAGCACGACGACGGGGCCAGGCAACGGAGGGGCCAGATCTGGGGGAAAAATGCCCCTGTTATTCAGCATTTCGTCGTTGGAGATGTTGTTGAAGCACATGGCGTCGTGCAAGACCCACCAGTATGATTTGTAtgttaattttttcaacaaaatcattaCGTCGAACAAGATAGTTCCGTTTGAGACGTTCAACCATCCGATTTCGCAGGTGTTTGTGATTGATTTCCATACCGAAACTATAGAGAGCTTACGGAAGTCGATAGTGGAGTTTCGGAATTTCAATTTCCCAAAGTATTTCCTGAtagatgatttattgatgcACGTCTTCATACTCCACGACCCGCAAAAAACATCCGATAGCGAGTTATTAAACTTCCAGAATGAGATTAAGGCCCAGCTAAACATCCAGACTACTTGCATACCCATAGAAGGGCTGGTCAGTGGTATTAATGAAGAGGAATTTGTaaagttattcaaaaacGAAAACTCCACAATTGAGGAAGATTTACAGCGCATTTCTTTGCAGCAGACGTCCAAGATCCAAACAATAGAGAAGGATTTCTTAAACATACCAGAAAAGATCGATTTGATTATTCGAACCAAAgtatatgaatatatcaaCCGATTCTTAATACCACACATGGAGAAAAAGATAAGGATTTGGGACGATCAAATACTAGCTCCCAAAAAATCAATTGCAGGCAGATTCTTTTCGGTTTCCAAGAAACTTTTTAACAATAATGACTCGCCATCGAATCtgaattcaaattcctTTTCGGAATCATCATTCAATTATAAcgaaaattattatcataagCATTCAGCAGAACAAAAAATTCGTAAATTGGCAGACTGGtcattgatattaaaagaTTTCAAGTATGCATACTCGACGTATGAATTAATCAGAAAGGATTACACTAATGACAAAGCATGGGTTTATGTTGCCTCTACTCAGGAAATGTGTATTGTGTCGTTGTTGTTGACCCAAACTCAACAGATTAATCAAACCACAACAAGACCCGACAGAAATACGCTAAGAAAAATTAGACATGATATAATTGAACCTTACTTGGATAACTTGTCTTACACATTTAAATCTAGATTAAACTTAAGAAgctataatattaaaactTTATTAGTTATTATTGAGCTACTTCTTTGCATGTGTTCCacattcaatatttcttggtGGTGGAATGATTTAATCGAAAAGTACCTTTGTAAGTGTATTAATGAATTCGATAGTCATTTGGTAGGtaataatcaaaaactGCAAGTAATACGAGCATTATTATATGAGAGACTAGGATATCATTTCGGTAAGTGTATTCTTTTAAACGACCAGAACAAAGGCTTGATTGATATGTCCAAATTAGAGACAGGCAAAGAAATTCACGAAGACACGGAGAATCAGAGCAACGAAAAAGACAATgccgaagaagaagaagtaaaAGAGAgcaatgaagaagaaggataTTATGTTAATCCTAACAAATTATCggtaaataaaaataatagcATTGTAGGATTAACAAGATTCAGAAAATCCTCAATATGGTATTTACTATCCATTAAAGAATGGttaatattagaaaattatAACCAAATTGAGTACTTGATACAGAATATTAGATACAATTACAACCTTAATGATTTTACTAATGAATGGTATGATAGAAATGATTTACTATTGAGTTACGTtaaaaattgtttgaaaGAGCATAATTTAAATGATACTCAGGATCCGTGA
- a CDS encoding DEHA2E16852p (no similarity) — protein sequence MKLINTTKDAACHWYPSIWSGSFIVVFDDDLDRYFWSVIPSENILCVVTKNL from the coding sequence ATGAAACTTATTAATACGACAAAGGATGCAGCATGTCATTGGTATCCTCTGATTTGGTCTGGGTCGTTTATTGTAGTATTTGACGATGATTTGGACCGGTATTTTTGGAGTGTAATTCCatctgaaaatattttgtgCGTCGTTACCAAAAATTTGTAG
- a CDS encoding DEHA2E16874p (similar to CA2172|IPF15377 Candida albicans) yields MLGVFIYGRIYQIILIVAYVGMVRAAIFESIEQPTLNFDDFGDRIGLFGSYDGISLYAYQNASAFLEIGESQEDGHQNMYIRNPVNNNNLQLASFDGGVTQMMQLSDETLIINGNFTMFNNNSIQSPIIYNITSQEAASIFPTSSNDGTPTIKNGDVKTIFIDGGLVYMGGDFEFNNTHGVALYNLTSKELKTTLFKGFGKNSSVNAIAKIFDEKNDDESHGSIIFGGEFTDLGLGDLLKHNVTKNATNSSLITAEQQVSLKYGTFTNDNGDGDESSLICPSSNVGWSLIANQGGQWAVELPDEMKGISPTKARLYVPEGADGVKTFRIYSYPNNGIMNLSYIDPSTNELTYCDAWCPLLTVSDLKNATEENKEYAEEFSDDDTYVDSDDGSFTNYYDPSTKTKTLGYSANFQEFSFENSISIDKVAVTILDWYGSKGKLSGFELYSNSITAYGNDTLNSPNCDSDDSDTENNFSEINEGTWNSVKSVSNQPLSDTDYLVSVLDSDSNSKPSITLYPNISYSGNYSIIMTTPGCVNDDSCDLRSIVNVSVIDNDDKILSSQLIYQNNDYDKFDYLYYGKLDGSTTKDGSNKIEITYHDSIIPDTNQSWVVVDKVSADIVSLDDQYSQNMTHNNSNKHKYELAYIKLNGLFEYSLANFSNFREELVSYKQGNKTIINTKNDFVGNSSINLLSSKLSDSSIINQMTLYNSSESSNLLVLGEFESKNLSLTNNNFISLSINRYNTTSNESETSSSDYKLRKRDTSSTINGATFNDSISKIFNFNDDLIFLGRYSMDNNDNSSVELTNISNGNESTSSINNFAVYSDNEWYGFGNDFIDVNFDQFTNLTVNDIEMFILSSSSSGDTKVWDNSNFKWIENNEYLLNISHAMNLNSKQQILIGTSFSIMEYYNNDQSLLKNNNNFSSYNFNINEKNYRIDNSLYINDSLIVVGGNFKTSSDVVNIGFIDNTGKNKTISPLNGKINWDENTTIDSLYTDSNYLFIGTNGSVEINESTNLTGIIIYDMKHNAFTKFQPAELSNNGNSISINSIVLYDKSNKLLVGGNFSQAGSLDCTALCLYDLDNTRWTNPFGDSDDTLDGVVTNIKFHKSDEVLISGNLTYNGDKSNFITYKFGESSANSISKLNKLGSKHFVENFIISGMDNKDLDGGMVAYGSDFIYGYDGSKWTRIDKEIKYSSDTKFTALTLLDLEKANSKNKEAYFDKNKVLIVSGAFELSDYGLVNAALYDGTNWTPYIYSSRNNKLGEITTILIKDDIRFQSSDDLSSPKNLSEGKVVGISLACALGSTTLIGLLYIIPFLALSRKNKEHDNSQRIQENDMMNAVNPTDLLHEIDLQRN; encoded by the coding sequence ATGTTGGGGGTGTTTATTTACGGGAGAATATATCAGATAATATTGATAGTTGCGTACGTAGGGATGGTACGGGCAGCGATCTTCGAATCGATCGAACAGCCGACGttgaattttgatgattttggtGATAGAATAGGGTTATTTGGGTCTTACGACGGGATATCGCTCTACGCGTATCAGAATGCATCGGCTTTCTTGGAGATTGGCGAATCGCAAGAGGATGGCCATCAGAACATGTACATTCGAAACCCtgtaaataataataacttaCAACTAGCATCATTCGATGGAGGAGTAACCCAAATGATGCAACTATCGGACGAAACCTTGATAATAAACGGTAATTTCACCATGTTTAACAATAATAGTATACAAAGCCCCATAATTTACAATATAACTAGCCAGGAGGCCGCGTCAATATTTCCTACTTCCAGCAATGATGGCACGCCTACTATCAAAAACGGGGATGTCAAGACTATCTTTATTGATGGCGGATTGGTATACATGGGGGGTGATTTTGAGTTCAACAATACTCACGGAGTCGCCCTTTACAACTTGACCTCTAAGGAGTTGAAGACCACTTTATTTAAAGGGTTTGGTAAGAATTCCTCTGTCAATGCCATCGCAAAGAtctttgatgaaaaaaatgacgatgaaaGCCATGGGTCTATAATATTTGGAGGCGAATTTACCGATCTAGGACTCGGTGATTTACTCAAGCATAACGTGACAAAGAATGCCACCAACTCCTCCCTAATCACTGCCGAACAACAAGTTTCCTTAAAATACGGAACCTTCACAAACGACAATGGTGATGGTGATGAAAGTTCCTTAATATGTCCTCTGTCTAATGTCGGCTGGTCGCTAATTGCGAATCAAGGAGGACAATGGGCGGTTGAGTTACCAGACGAAATGAAAGGTATACTGCCCACAAAAGCACGTTTATATGTTCCTGAAGGTGCCGATGGTGTCAAGACGTTTAGAATTTATTCTTATCCAAATAATGGTATTATGAATCTCTCTTATATTGATCCAAGTACGAATGAGTTGACATATTGTGATGCGTGGTGTCCATTACTTACTGTATCAGATTTAAAAAACGCAACtgaagaaaacaaagaataCGCCGAAGAATTCTCGGATGATGATACCTATGTCGATTCTGATGATGGTTCATTTACCAATTATTATGATCCATCAACGAAGACAAAAACTCTTGGTTATAGCGCTAATTTTCAGGAATTTTCCTTTGAGAATAGCATAAGCATTGATAAAGTTGCCGTTACTATTCTAGACTGGTATGGCTCAAAAGGGAAATTATCCggttttgaattatatcTGAATTCTATTACTGCCTATGGTAATGATACATTGAATTCTCCCAACTGTGATAGTGATGATAGCGAtactgaaaataatttttctgaAATTAACGAAGGCACCTGGAATTCTGTCAAATCTGTGAGTAATCAACCTCTTTCTGATACTGACTATCTAGTATCAGTTCTTGATTcagattcaaattcaaaaccAAGTATCACATTATACCCGAACATTTCATATTCTGGTAACTACTCTATAATAATGACCACTCCAGGTTGTGTTAATGATGACTCGTGCGACCTAAGATCTATTGTTAATGTCTCCGTTATTGacaatgatgataaaattttgtcGTCACAGCTCATCTaccaaaataatgattatgataaatttgattatcTATATTACGGAAAATTAGATGGATCAACCACTAAAGATGGTAGTAATAAAATTGAGATTACATATCATGATTCTATTATACCTGATACGAATCAATCTTGggttgttgttgataaGGTCAGTGCAGATATCGTGTCTCTAGATGACCAGTATAGCCAAAACATGACtcataataattctaataagcataaatatgaattagCCTATATCAAACTTAATGGTTTGTTTGAATATTCATTGGCcaatttctctaattttAGAGAAGAACTAGTTTCATATAAGCAAGGAAACAAAACCATTATTAATACCAAAAATGACTTCGTGGGAAATTCGTCAATAAATTTGCTAAGCTCTAAATTATCTGACAGTTCCATTATTAACCAAATGACGttatataattcttctgaACTGTCCAACTTGTTGGTTTTGGGTGAGtttgaatcaaagaatttgagCCTAAcaaacaataatttcattagtttATCCATTAACAGGTATAACACGACATCAAATGAGTCAGAAACTTCTAGTTCCGATTATAAATTAAGGAAAAGAGACACATCATCTACTATTAATGGCGCAACCTTTAATGATTctatttccaaaatatttaatttcaatgacgatttgatatttttggGTAGATACAGCATGGATAATAACGACAATTCATCGGTTGAACTTACTAACATATCAAATGGAAATGAATCAACCTCGTcgataaataattttgctGTTTattctgataatgaatGGTATGGTTTTGGgaatgattttattgatgttaattttgatcaattcaCCAATTTGACAGTTAACGATATAGAGATGTTcatattatcttcttcttcatccgGAGATACCAAAGTCTGggataattctaattttaaGTGGATTGAGAATAACGAATatcttttaaatatatcTCATGCCATGAACTTAAACTCCAAACAGCAAATATTAATTGGAACATCATTTTCCATTAtggaatattataataatgatcaaCTGTTGcttaaaaataataacaatttcaGCAGctataattttaatataaatgaaaaaaattatcgTATAGACAATTCGCTCTATATTAACGACTCACttattgttgttggtgGTAATTTTAAAACATCTTCCGACGTTGTCAATATTGGgtttattgataatactggtaaaaataaaacaatctCACCTTTAAATGGCAAAATAAATTGGGACGAAAATACGACAATAGACTCATTATATACGGATTCTAATTACTTATTTATCGGCACTAATGGTTCAGTGGAGATTAATGAGTCGACAAATTTGACAGGAATAATCATATATGACATGAAACATAATGCATTCACTAAATTTCAACCTGCTGAACTTTCGAATAATGGAAATTCAATCTCGATAAACTCAATAGTCTTGTATGACAAAAgcaataaattattagttGGTGGAAATTTCTCGCAGGCTGGTTCTCTAGATTGTACGGCATTATGTCTATATGATCTTGATAATACCAGGTGGACAAATCCATTCGGTGATAGTGACGACACACTAGACGGGGTTGTCactaatattaaattccaTAAATCAGATGAAGTCTTGATCAGTGGCAATTTAACCTACAATGGCGATAAGAGTAATTTTATTACCTACAAGTTCGGCGAATCTTCTGCTAACTCGATTTCAAAACTTAACAAATTGGGATCCAAGCATTTTGTTGagaatttcattatttcgGGAATGGATAACAAAGATTTAGACGGAGGTATGGTTGCATACGGTTCAGACTTTATATATGGATATGACGGTTCAAAATGGACAAGAATagataaagaaatcaaatattctTCTGATACGAAATTCACGGCATTAACATTGTTGGATTTGGAAAAAGCTAATTCTAAAAATAAGGAAGCctattttgataaaaacAAAGTCTTAATTGTATCTGGTGCATTTGAGCTATCCGACTATGGGCTCGTAAATGCTGCATTATATGATGGTACGAACTGGACAccatatatttattcatcGAGAAATAACAAACTAGGTGAAATTACAACGATCTTAATAAAGGACGATATACGGTTTCAATCGCTGGATGATCTTCTGTCCCCTAAAAATTTATCTGAAGGGAAGGTTGTGGGTATATCACTAGCTTGCGCTTTGGGGTCTACTACTCTCATAGGTTTGTTATATATAATCCCCTTCCTTGCCTTGTCGAGAAAAAATAAGGAACATGATAACAGTCAGCGgattcaagaaaatgacATGATGAATGCTGTTAACCCAACTGACTTATTacatgaaattgatttacaGAGAAACTAA